GCCATCGACATCTGGACCGCCGAAGGCATTGCGCATGCAGAGGCGGTGCCGGAATTGCCGGCCGATCAGTTCATTGCGCTTGCCAACAGGATCGGGAGGGCCAGCCGTGACGCTCGATGAGATTATCGCTTCGCTGTTTCCCGACGGCCATCAGATCAGGAAAGATGGCGGGGTCATCGCCGGTTCGGCAAAACTGCGCGCCGGCGGCAGAATGCTCGTCATCGGCGTTACAGATCGGACCGCGCTTGGCGTCGACGAGGCGCTCAGGCTGTCCCGGCATGTCCTGGAGTCGATCGATCGGGACACGGGACCGATCCTGGTGCTGGTCGACAGCGACAGTCAGCGTATGAGCAAGCGCGACGAACTGCTCGGGCTCAACGAATTCCTGGCGCATCTGGCGAAGGTGCTGATCCATGCCGACATGCACGGACGCCCGACCATCGGCATTCTCTACGGCCACTCGGCCGCAGGGGCCCTGCTTGCAACGGGCCTTGCCACCCGCGTGCTGGTCGGACTGCCCGGCGCCAGCCCCGCGGTGATGGACCTGCCATCGATGGCGAAAGTGACCAAATTGTCGATGGAAGCCTTGGAGGAGAAGGCGGAATCGACGCCGGTCTTCGCCCCTGGTCTGTCCAATCTCGAGCAGATGGGCGCCATCCACATGATCTGGAGCGATGCCGCTCCACTCGTCGATCAATTAGAGGCGCTGCTCGCTGATATGCCGGCGGTGAATGATCGACGCGATGCGCTCGGCAAGGCGCGGGGTGGCCGGCCGAAGGCGGCCGATATTGTGGAGCGTGTTCGTGATCTCGCCCTGCAAATCCGCTGAGCGTCCGGCCGGTCGTCACGACCTCGTCTTCGTCAGCCCGAAAGGTTGGCGCGCGATGCTCGAACCGCATGGCGAACTCGCGTGCGATCCCCTCGTCCTTTACTGGGCAGAACTGGGATGGCCGACAATCAGGCGGCGTGCGCTGCCATCCGAGGCAACCGGTCTCGCGCTGGGCTTGCCGCTGCCCCCGTCCGCCGGCAAGAAGCGGCTCTCCTTTCTCGCCGGGCGCGATGACATCATCGCGGTTGCGAGACCCCCGTCGCTGAGGAAGGCGCATGCGTCCGCGCCGCCGTGCTGGCGGCCCACGCTCGATCGGCTCGAGGAGCTCGCGCTTCGGCATTCGACGCCCGCGCGCGCGTTCGGCAGCCTCGCATGGCAGGCGATGACCGGGCTTGACTACGTCACCGCGAGCTCGGATCTCGACCTCCTGTTCGAGACGCGACCCGAAACCGACCTGGATCGCCTTGTCGCCGATCTGGCGGCGATCGAGATCGAAGCCCCGATGCGGCTCGATGGCGAGCTGATGCGCGCCGATGGCGCGGCGGTGAACTGGCGCGAATTCTATGCAGGTGCGAGCGAGCTTCTGGTCAAGAGCCTCGACGGCGTGGCCCTTCTGAACAGGGACCAGTTCATCTCGGGAGCGACGGGATCATGATCACCGCAGCCTTGCGTGGCGCTGAACCGCTGGCTCCACGCCGGGCGCGACCTGCGCCCGATGTCTCGGCCATCGGCGATCTCGCTGCCGATTGTCTCGTCATGGAGCTGGAAACCTGGCCGAAGCCGGGGCTGGTGAGTCATGTCGACAAAGGCAGTCACGACGACATGGATGCGGGTACGTTTCGACGGAGCGCCGAGGCGATCAAGCCCTATCTGCAATCCCTTGCCGAGGCGGGCGCGCGCGGTTGCGGCATGGGACGGTTGCGGATCATCGGTCTCGACGCCGAGCGGGCGATGTTTGCAGCGACAGACGGCGTCAACACGCATCGCGGCGCGATCTTCGGGCTCGGCCTGTTGTGTGCGGCGGCCGGTGCGCGGGCCGGCGGGTTGGCCGATCCGGTCCTGCCGCTCGGCGACGTCGTGGCTCGCCGCTGGGGCGCCGGTATCATCGATGGTCCGCTGCTGCTGCACAGCCACGGCCGCGCCGTACGGCGCCGTTTCCATGCGGGCGGCGCCAGTCTCGAGGCGGCGAGTGGATTTCCCAGCATCTACCGGATCGGCTTGCCCGCCTTGCGGAGGGCTATGTCAGCCGTGCCAGGGGACGCGGAAGCTGCCCGGGTC
This genomic stretch from Bradyrhizobium daqingense harbors:
- the mdcE gene encoding biotin-independent malonate decarboxylase subunit gamma; amino-acid sequence: MTLDEIIASLFPDGHQIRKDGGVIAGSAKLRAGGRMLVIGVTDRTALGVDEALRLSRHVLESIDRDTGPILVLVDSDSQRMSKRDELLGLNEFLAHLAKVLIHADMHGRPTIGILYGHSAAGALLATGLATRVLVGLPGASPAVMDLPSMAKVTKLSMEALEEKAESTPVFAPGLSNLEQMGAIHMIWSDAAPLVDQLEALLADMPAVNDRRDALGKARGGRPKAADIVERVRDLALQIR
- the mdcG gene encoding malonate decarboxylase holo-[acyl-carrier-protein] synthase; the encoded protein is MISPCKSAERPAGRHDLVFVSPKGWRAMLEPHGELACDPLVLYWAELGWPTIRRRALPSEATGLALGLPLPPSAGKKRLSFLAGRDDIIAVARPPSLRKAHASAPPCWRPTLDRLEELALRHSTPARAFGSLAWQAMTGLDYVTASSDLDLLFETRPETDLDRLVADLAAIEIEAPMRLDGELMRADGAAVNWREFYAGASELLVKSLDGVALLNRDQFISGATGS
- the mdcB gene encoding triphosphoribosyl-dephospho-CoA synthase MdcB; translation: MITAALRGAEPLAPRRARPAPDVSAIGDLAADCLVMELETWPKPGLVSHVDKGSHDDMDAGTFRRSAEAIKPYLQSLAEAGARGCGMGRLRIIGLDAERAMFAATDGVNTHRGAIFGLGLLCAAAGARAGGLADPVLPLGDVVARRWGAGIIDGPLLLHSHGRAVRRRFHAGGASLEAASGFPSIYRIGLPALRRAMSAVPGDAEAARVEACFALIASVEDTNLLHRGGLDGLRFAHRAARQFIEAGGVRAAGWRERARSIHDSFVARRLSPGGSADLLAMSLFVGAEEGAER